One Prevotella melaninogenica DNA window includes the following coding sequences:
- a CDS encoding polyprenyl synthetase family protein encodes MYTADEILSKVNEYINNLTYDRKPQSLYEPIKYVLSLGGKRIRPTLMLLSYNLFKDDPETILSPACALETYHNYTLLHDDLMDDAPLRRGQQTVHVRWDANTAILSGDSMLVLAFERMAQCDSRHLSEVLRLFTVTALEIGEGQQYDMEFENRNDVKEEEYIEMIRLKTSVLLACAMKIGAILADAPAEDVENLYKFGEQIGLAFQLQDDYLDVYGDPKVFGKKIGGDIICNKKTYMLINAFNKANARQRKELEKWIGCENFNHEEKVAAVTELYNSIGVDKLAIERINYYFDEANKYIAAVNLPDERKAELLAYAQKMLHRKW; translated from the coding sequence ATGTACACTGCTGATGAAATTCTGAGTAAAGTAAACGAGTATATAAACAACCTTACTTATGACCGCAAGCCACAAAGCTTGTACGAACCGATAAAATACGTCCTCTCATTGGGAGGAAAGCGCATACGTCCTACGCTGATGCTGCTTTCTTACAATCTTTTTAAGGACGATCCAGAGACGATTCTCTCACCGGCTTGCGCCCTTGAGACCTATCATAACTATACACTCTTGCACGATGACTTGATGGATGATGCTCCGCTTCGCCGTGGACAGCAGACTGTTCATGTGCGTTGGGATGCCAATACGGCTATCTTATCGGGTGACTCAATGCTTGTTTTGGCTTTCGAAAGAATGGCACAGTGCGACAGCAGACACCTCAGTGAAGTGCTTCGACTCTTCACCGTTACGGCACTTGAAATTGGTGAGGGTCAGCAGTACGACATGGAGTTTGAGAATCGTAATGACGTAAAGGAGGAAGAATACATCGAGATGATTCGTCTGAAGACCAGTGTTCTGTTGGCTTGTGCGATGAAGATTGGTGCTATCCTTGCCGATGCTCCTGCTGAAGATGTGGAGAACCTCTACAAGTTTGGCGAGCAGATTGGTCTTGCTTTCCAGCTACAAGACGATTATCTTGACGTCTATGGCGACCCAAAGGTATTTGGCAAGAAGATAGGTGGCGATATTATTTGCAACAAAAAGACCTACATGCTCATCAATGCTTTCAACAAGGCGAATGCTCGTCAACGTAAGGAGTTAGAGAAGTGGATTGGCTGTGAGAACTTCAATCATGAGGAGAAGGTTGCCGCTGTCACTGAGTTGTATAACAGTATCGGCGTTGACAAGTTAGCTATTGAGCGCATCAACTATTATTTTGATGAAGCAAACAAATATATTGCGGCAGTAAACCTTCCTGATGAACGCAAGGCAGAACTGTTAGCGTATGCACAGAAGATGCTGCATAGGAAGTGGTGA
- a CDS encoding TatD family hydrolase, whose amino-acid sequence MIIDTHAHLDVEDFADDLPEVISRAHEADVGKIFLPAINLKSVDTVLAVCRQFPDTCYPMIGLQPEEVRDDWREVLDAMHERILLSLRQKAEGTAKPGETVIAIGEVGLDFYWTREYEKQQLAAFEEAVKWSVETHLPLMIHCRKAQNEMLHIMRPYAKELPGGVFHCFTGNQKEAEAFLRFDRFVLGVGGVSTFKSSHLREDLPAAVPLDRIVLETDSPYMAPVPHRGKRNESAFIVEVMRTLALSYGVDEAEFARQTNENVRRVFGIG is encoded by the coding sequence ATGATAATAGACACTCACGCCCATTTAGATGTAGAAGACTTTGCTGACGACCTCCCAGAGGTTATCAGTCGTGCTCACGAGGCAGATGTAGGAAAGATTTTCCTACCAGCTATCAACCTCAAGTCAGTGGATACTGTATTGGCTGTTTGCCGACAGTTTCCTGACACCTGCTATCCAATGATAGGACTGCAGCCAGAGGAGGTGCGCGATGATTGGCGTGAAGTGTTGGACGCTATGCACGAACGAATCCTACTCTCGCTTCGCCAGAAGGCAGAAGGAACAGCCAAACCGGGTGAGACAGTGATTGCGATTGGTGAGGTAGGACTTGATTTCTATTGGACACGTGAATACGAAAAACAGCAGCTTGCAGCCTTTGAGGAGGCTGTGAAATGGAGCGTTGAGACACATCTTCCGCTGATGATTCACTGTCGTAAGGCACAGAACGAGATGCTACATATCATGCGCCCGTACGCAAAAGAACTGCCGGGTGGTGTCTTCCACTGCTTTACCGGTAATCAGAAGGAGGCAGAGGCATTCCTTCGTTTCGACCGCTTCGTACTTGGAGTGGGTGGTGTATCAACCTTTAAGAGCAGTCATCTGCGCGAAGATCTCCCTGCCGCAGTACCCCTTGACCGCATCGTTCTTGAGACCGATAGCCCCTACATGGCTCCCGTTCCTCATCGTGGTAAGCGCAACGAGAGTGCTTTCATCGTTGAAGTTATGCGCACACTTGCCCTTAGCTATGGTGTTGACGAGGCAGAATTTGCCCGCCAAACCAATGAAAATGTACGTAGAGTGTTTGGTATTGGGTGA
- the cmk gene encoding (d)CMP kinase: MKKITIAIDGFSSCGKSTMAKDLAKEIGYIYVDTGAMYRSVTLYALRHNLFNADGTIREKELQAQMKDINISFKINKETGRPDTYLNGENVENEIRTMEVSSHVSPIATLAFVRKALVEQQQRMGAEKGIVMDGRDIGTVVFPNAELKIFVTASAEVRAQRRYDELKAKGMEADFADILKNVQERDYIDSHRETSPLRKADDALELDNSQLTIAEQKQWLYNQYLKTAEA; the protein is encoded by the coding sequence ATGAAGAAAATAACTATCGCCATCGACGGCTTTTCATCATGCGGAAAGAGCACAATGGCAAAAGACCTTGCCAAAGAGATTGGCTATATCTATGTAGACACGGGTGCTATGTATCGCTCCGTTACACTCTATGCGCTACGTCATAACCTCTTCAATGCAGACGGAACCATCCGCGAAAAGGAGTTGCAGGCACAGATGAAGGATATCAATATCAGTTTCAAAATCAATAAGGAGACAGGGCGTCCAGACACATATCTCAATGGTGAGAACGTTGAGAATGAAATCCGTACGATGGAGGTATCATCTCATGTTAGCCCTATCGCCACACTCGCTTTTGTGCGTAAGGCACTTGTCGAACAGCAGCAGCGCATGGGAGCAGAGAAAGGTATCGTTATGGACGGTCGCGACATCGGTACGGTGGTATTCCCGAATGCCGAACTTAAAATCTTCGTTACCGCCTCAGCAGAGGTACGTGCGCAACGTCGTTACGACGAGTTGAAGGCGAAGGGAATGGAAGCAGACTTTGCCGACATCCTTAAGAATGTGCAAGAGCGTGACTATATCGACTCTCATCGTGAGACATCACCGCTTCGCAAGGCTGATGATGCCCTCGAACTCGACAACAGTCAGCTCACAATTGCCGAGCAAAAGCAGTGGCTTTACAACCAGTATCTAAAGACTGCAGAAGCATAA
- a CDS encoding glycoside hydrolase family 25 protein: MKLKKIILLIACIFSFAGLKAQYTIQCEDTCSHVHGLDMSHYQGDVWWETVAENSNHKLNYVYLKATEGGSRIDQRYLDNIEAAQRYGMNVGSYHFYRPAVPQEEQLRNFRMQCRPQDQDLIPMVDIETTGGLSTEALRDSLQRFLVLMTQEYGVKPLVYTYTNFYNRYLSGALNGYKLFIAQYNGREPELNDGRDIFAWQYTGKGRINGVRGYVDKSRLMGNHSMRELRFRRKR; the protein is encoded by the coding sequence ATGAAGTTAAAAAAGATAATATTGCTCATCGCCTGCATATTCTCTTTTGCAGGTCTGAAGGCACAATATACTATCCAATGCGAAGACACCTGCAGCCATGTTCATGGGCTTGACATGAGCCATTACCAAGGCGATGTGTGGTGGGAGACAGTAGCTGAAAACAGCAATCATAAGCTCAATTACGTTTACTTAAAAGCCACTGAGGGCGGTTCACGTATTGACCAACGCTATCTTGATAATATTGAGGCAGCACAACGTTATGGTATGAATGTCGGTTCTTACCACTTCTATCGCCCTGCCGTTCCACAAGAGGAGCAGCTACGTAATTTCCGTATGCAGTGTCGTCCACAAGACCAAGACCTCATCCCAATGGTAGATATTGAGACTACTGGCGGACTGAGTACGGAGGCTTTACGCGATAGTTTACAGAGGTTCCTCGTACTTATGACACAGGAATATGGTGTTAAACCATTGGTTTACACATATACAAACTTCTATAACAGATATCTCAGCGGTGCACTCAACGGCTATAAACTTTTCATTGCACAGTATAACGGACGCGAGCCAGAGCTGAACGATGGAAGAGACATCTTTGCTTGGCAGTACACTGGCAAGGGACGTATCAACGGTGTGAGAGGATATGTTGATAAGTCTCGACTGATGGGTAACCACAGTATGCGTGAGTTGCGATTCCGACGAAAGCGTTAG
- a CDS encoding zinc ribbon domain-containing protein: MIIKCPECGHQVSDKAPVCPSCGVEIAGHIIKCSHCGELYLKEESSCPNCHHTEHHVESSVTAAEHHTSEATNDSKVQEPVVLMSVDKEAATGNDDVIIPVEDTEEHETDNYDDKTQDTINEPNTEEEAVDADFIMDDNADEEVIANAEAIAEDEEESTPDKNNHLSLAVSLLIAAITAAVLLFLYNQGVGASKANNEQEAFAQAMSSSEPTVLKNYLKENPSASKAHRDSISARLKVLTTTTQNMQQSDNDLSVALTSNSKEVLQQFIAKYPDSKHRGELEAKIDEIDWAQAVAKNNENAYLGYKAQHPNGIHSKEADEKLKNILTPEMAEESAVAKVTDGERAKAVAAVRQLLQGINSKSTDKISGAVAPSLNFLGSGGATVKDIRRYMTDRLYQADVKTINWHLGSPAEVTKKGDEAGADIRIKIPATLDIERKGGKSKRSYVISATIKNGRITHINW, translated from the coding sequence ATGATCATCAAATGCCCTGAATGTGGCCATCAAGTGAGCGACAAGGCTCCCGTATGCCCAAGCTGCGGTGTAGAGATTGCCGGACATATCATTAAATGTTCTCATTGCGGTGAATTATACCTCAAAGAAGAATCATCATGTCCAAACTGTCATCATACGGAACACCATGTAGAGAGTTCTGTAACGGCTGCAGAGCATCACACAAGTGAAGCTACGAACGATAGTAAGGTGCAAGAGCCTGTTGTTCTCATGTCAGTTGACAAGGAGGCAGCAACAGGAAACGATGATGTTATCATCCCAGTAGAGGATACGGAAGAACACGAAACGGATAATTACGACGATAAGACACAAGACACGATCAACGAGCCAAACACGGAGGAAGAGGCTGTCGATGCCGACTTCATCATGGATGATAATGCTGACGAGGAGGTGATTGCTAATGCCGAGGCTATAGCTGAGGACGAGGAGGAAAGCACTCCAGATAAGAATAATCATCTGTCATTGGCAGTCTCACTGCTCATCGCTGCTATCACTGCAGCCGTATTGCTATTCCTCTACAACCAAGGGGTGGGCGCAAGCAAAGCTAACAATGAGCAAGAGGCTTTCGCACAAGCAATGAGTAGTAGCGAGCCAACCGTACTAAAGAATTATCTCAAAGAGAATCCATCTGCTTCTAAGGCACATCGTGATAGTATATCAGCCCGTTTGAAGGTGCTGACAACTACCACTCAGAATATGCAACAGTCTGATAATGACCTTTCAGTGGCATTGACCAGCAACTCAAAAGAAGTGTTGCAGCAGTTTATTGCTAAGTATCCAGACTCAAAACATCGTGGTGAGTTGGAAGCAAAGATTGACGAGATAGACTGGGCACAAGCTGTCGCTAAAAACAATGAGAATGCTTATCTTGGCTATAAGGCGCAGCATCCAAATGGCATTCATAGTAAGGAAGCCGATGAAAAGTTGAAGAATATTCTGACACCAGAAATGGCTGAAGAGTCAGCTGTTGCAAAGGTAACGGATGGTGAGAGAGCAAAGGCGGTTGCTGCAGTGCGCCAACTCTTACAAGGTATCAACAGTAAAAGCACGGATAAGATCTCAGGTGCTGTTGCGCCATCATTAAACTTCCTTGGTTCAGGTGGTGCTACGGTGAAGGATATTCGCCGTTATATGACCGACCGACTTTATCAAGCTGATGTCAAGACAATCAACTGGCACCTTGGTTCGCCTGCTGAAGTAACTAAAAAGGGTGATGAAGCTGGTGCAGATATTCGCATAAAGATACCAGCTACATTGGATATCGAGCGCAAGGGAGGTAAGTCAAAACGCAGTTATGTTATCTCTGCAACAATCAAAAACGGCAGAATAACCCATATTAATTGGTAA
- a CDS encoding MarR family winged helix-turn-helix transcriptional regulator gives MVYDQLKLQSQLCFRLYTASRLVTQTYYPLLENLGITYPQYLVLMALWEEDNQKVMELAHRLYLDSNTMTPLVQRMDQLGLVNRVKGEKDGRETYVSLTEHGMQLQEKAKDIPSCMVGKLFENEEEFVQFKEIAADLDRLIARLSGQRSKEKEEAMAKMREERLASKRKRK, from the coding sequence ATGGTATACGACCAACTAAAACTGCAGAGCCAGCTCTGCTTCAGATTGTACACAGCAAGCCGCCTTGTTACTCAAACTTATTATCCATTGCTTGAGAATTTAGGTATTACCTATCCTCAATATCTTGTATTGATGGCTCTTTGGGAAGAAGACAATCAAAAGGTGATGGAACTTGCACACCGGCTTTATCTTGACTCAAACACAATGACCCCACTTGTTCAGCGTATGGATCAACTTGGATTGGTTAACCGTGTCAAGGGTGAAAAGGATGGAAGAGAAACCTATGTTTCGCTTACTGAGCATGGAATGCAATTGCAAGAGAAGGCGAAGGATATCCCATCTTGCATGGTAGGGAAGTTGTTTGAGAATGAAGAGGAGTTCGTTCAGTTCAAGGAGATAGCTGCTGATCTTGATCGTCTTATTGCTCGTCTCTCAGGACAACGCTCTAAGGAGAAGGAGGAAGCAATGGCTAAGATGCGTGAAGAGCGCTTGGCTTCTAAAAGAAAAAGAAAGTAA
- a CDS encoding MaoC family dehydratase, whose product MAKLTVNNYDELAARLGEKLGESEWLLVDQERINLFADATLDHQWIHVDTERAAVESQFKSTIAHGYLTLSLLPHMWQEIIEVNNLKMMVNYGMDKMRFGRPVLVNSRIRLVATLDSIENIRGICKAGIKFQIEIEGERKPALEGVATFLYYFE is encoded by the coding sequence ATGGCAAAATTAACAGTAAACAATTACGATGAGCTTGCTGCCCGACTGGGTGAGAAGCTTGGTGAGAGCGAGTGGTTACTCGTTGACCAGGAGAGAATTAACCTCTTTGCTGATGCTACCCTCGACCATCAGTGGATTCATGTTGACACAGAGCGTGCAGCTGTGGAAAGCCAATTCAAGAGTACTATCGCACATGGCTATCTTACACTTTCACTGCTCCCACACATGTGGCAGGAGATTATTGAGGTGAACAACCTTAAGATGATGGTCAACTACGGTATGGATAAGATGCGCTTTGGTCGTCCAGTCCTCGTGAACTCACGCATTCGTCTTGTTGCCACACTCGATAGTATTGAGAATATCCGTGGTATCTGCAAGGCTGGTATCAAGTTCCAGATTGAGATTGAAGGCGAACGCAAGCCAGCACTTGAGGGTGTTGCTACCTTCCTTTATTACTTTGAATAA